The following are from one region of the Hymenobacter radiodurans genome:
- a CDS encoding 3-hydroxyacyl-CoA dehydrogenase/enoyl-CoA hydratase family protein, translating into MNRTIKKVAVLGSGVMGSRIACHFANIGAQVLLLDIVPRELTPEEQAKGLTLESPAVRNRIVNASLQAAVASNPSPLYRKQDASRIKTGNFDDNLKDIASCDWTIEVVVERLDIKQSLYEKVEKVRKPGTLITSNTSGIPIHLLAEGRSEDFQKHFCGTHFFNPPRYLKLLEIIPTPATDPAVVDFLMHYGDLYLGKTTVLAKDTPAFIANRVGVFAIMDVLQIMQQLDLTVEEVDKLTGPVIGHAKSATFRTSDVVGLDTLINVANGLAQGLPNDEAKAVFTLPDFLKQMGEKKWLGDKTGQGFYKKVKGAGGKSEIQALDLKTMEYQPSQKVKFATLELTKTIEQLAPRFKVLASGKDKAGEFYRKMFAGLFAYVTNRIPEITDSLYKIDDALRAGFGWDMGPFETWDALGVQQGLELMQTEGKQPAAWVQEMLAAGHTSFYKVSETGAKQYYDLESKSYQSIPGVENFIILDNLRTTGKVLWKNAGASVHDLGDGVLGVEFHSKMNTLGSDVIQGLMKGVDMAEAGYRALVVGNDAPNFSAGANLALLYMYAIEQEFDEVNLMIKQFQNAMMRMRYSSIPVVTAPHGLSLGGGCEICLHADKVVASAETYMGLVEFGVGVIPAGGGTKEMTLRTAAKYEEGEPEFNLLRNTFVTVSTAKVSTSAAEAFDLGFLRRGDEIVVNSQRVIAQAKAAALDLADAGYTMPVQKTNIKVHGKGALGMFMSGVYAMKEGNYISEHDVKIANKLAYIMCGGDLSQPTEVSEQYLLDLEREAFLSLTGERKTLERIQSILTTGKPLRN; encoded by the coding sequence ATGAATCGAACTATCAAGAAAGTAGCCGTGCTCGGCTCCGGCGTGATGGGCTCGCGTATTGCCTGCCATTTCGCCAACATCGGTGCCCAAGTGCTGCTGCTCGACATTGTGCCCCGCGAGCTCACGCCCGAGGAGCAAGCCAAAGGGCTGACCTTGGAAAGCCCCGCCGTGCGCAACCGCATTGTGAATGCTTCCTTGCAGGCAGCGGTGGCCTCCAACCCTTCGCCTTTGTACCGCAAGCAGGACGCGTCGCGCATTAAAACCGGCAACTTCGACGATAACCTCAAGGACATTGCCTCCTGCGACTGGACCATTGAGGTAGTGGTAGAACGACTCGATATCAAGCAGAGCCTCTACGAAAAGGTAGAAAAGGTGCGCAAGCCCGGTACGCTCATCACGTCGAACACTTCCGGTATTCCGATTCATTTATTAGCGGAAGGCCGCTCCGAAGACTTCCAAAAGCACTTCTGTGGCACCCACTTCTTCAACCCACCCCGCTACCTGAAGCTACTCGAAATCATCCCGACGCCGGCCACCGATCCGGCCGTAGTTGATTTTCTGATGCACTATGGCGACTTGTACTTGGGTAAAACCACAGTACTAGCCAAAGACACGCCTGCCTTTATTGCCAACCGAGTGGGCGTGTTTGCCATCATGGATGTGCTGCAAATTATGCAGCAGCTAGACCTGACGGTGGAGGAAGTAGACAAGCTAACTGGTCCGGTTATCGGCCACGCCAAGTCGGCTACGTTCCGCACTTCGGATGTAGTAGGGCTTGATACGCTGATTAACGTAGCCAATGGCTTAGCGCAAGGCTTACCGAACGATGAAGCCAAAGCTGTCTTTACGCTGCCTGACTTTCTGAAGCAAATGGGCGAGAAGAAGTGGCTGGGCGACAAGACCGGCCAGGGCTTCTACAAGAAAGTAAAAGGCGCGGGGGGCAAATCGGAGATTCAGGCCCTCGACCTGAAAACGATGGAGTATCAGCCCAGCCAGAAGGTGAAGTTTGCCACGCTGGAGCTGACCAAAACCATCGAGCAGCTGGCGCCGCGCTTTAAGGTGCTAGCCAGCGGAAAGGACAAAGCCGGCGAGTTTTACCGCAAGATGTTCGCGGGTCTGTTTGCCTATGTCACCAACCGCATTCCCGAAATCACGGATTCACTGTATAAGATTGACGACGCTCTGCGGGCTGGTTTTGGCTGGGACATGGGTCCGTTTGAAACCTGGGATGCGCTGGGGGTGCAGCAAGGCTTGGAGCTGATGCAGACCGAAGGCAAGCAGCCTGCCGCTTGGGTACAGGAGATGCTGGCCGCTGGCCACACGTCTTTCTACAAAGTATCCGAAACGGGCGCCAAGCAGTACTACGACCTCGAAAGCAAGAGCTACCAGTCAATTCCGGGTGTGGAGAACTTTATCATTCTCGACAACCTGCGGACCACGGGCAAAGTGCTCTGGAAAAACGCCGGTGCCAGCGTTCATGACCTCGGCGACGGAGTATTAGGCGTTGAGTTCCATTCTAAAATGAACACCCTCGGCTCCGATGTTATTCAAGGCTTGATGAAGGGTGTGGATATGGCCGAAGCTGGCTACCGCGCGCTTGTGGTAGGCAACGACGCACCCAACTTTTCGGCGGGAGCCAATTTGGCGCTGCTCTATATGTATGCCATCGAACAGGAGTTCGACGAGGTAAACCTGATGATCAAGCAGTTCCAGAACGCCATGATGCGGATGCGATATTCCAGCATTCCCGTCGTGACGGCGCCGCACGGCTTGTCTTTGGGCGGCGGCTGCGAAATCTGCCTGCATGCTGATAAGGTAGTTGCCTCAGCCGAGACATATATGGGCTTGGTAGAATTTGGGGTAGGTGTAATTCCGGCGGGTGGTGGTACCAAGGAAATGACCCTGCGCACGGCCGCGAAGTACGAGGAGGGCGAACCGGAATTTAACTTGCTGCGCAACACGTTTGTAACGGTAAGCACGGCCAAGGTTTCTACCTCCGCCGCCGAAGCATTTGACCTCGGCTTCCTACGCCGCGGCGATGAAATCGTGGTGAACAGCCAACGCGTCATCGCTCAGGCAAAAGCAGCGGCGCTGGACTTAGCTGATGCTGGGTACACCATGCCCGTGCAGAAAACCAATATTAAGGTGCACGGCAAAGGAGCGCTGGGTATGTTTATGAGTGGTGTATATGCCATGAAGGAAGGCAATTACATCTCGGAGCACGACGTGAAAATTGCCAATAAACTGGCTTATATCATGTGCGGCGGCGACTTGTCGCAGCCTACGGAAGTAAGCGAGCAGTACCTGCTGGATCTGGAGCGTGAAGCTTTCCTGTCGCTCACCGGTGAGCGCAAAACGCTGGAGCGCATTCAGAGCATCCTGACTACGGGCAAGCCATTGAGAAACTAA
- a CDS encoding MarR family winged helix-turn-helix transcriptional regulator, translating to MKPEETVDYNVKVCWHAISRMYNTQAAKHDITTSIGFVLLNIDQENGTPATKIAPLLGLETRSLTRILRSMEERGLIYKQADTQDKRSVRIFLTEEGLRGKEISRQTVRHFNQKVREKIPQAQLDTLFKVIGQINAMIESKSLFDDFTLKPLRPETTSA from the coding sequence ATGAAACCCGAAGAAACCGTCGATTATAACGTAAAAGTCTGCTGGCATGCCATTTCGCGCATGTATAATACGCAGGCTGCCAAGCACGACATCACGACCAGCATCGGCTTCGTGCTCCTGAATATTGATCAGGAAAATGGCACCCCCGCCACCAAAATTGCCCCCCTGCTGGGGTTGGAGACGCGTAGCCTTACGCGCATTCTGCGGAGCATGGAAGAGCGCGGCCTCATCTACAAACAAGCCGACACGCAAGACAAGCGCTCAGTGCGCATCTTTCTGACGGAAGAGGGCTTGCGGGGCAAGGAAATCTCGCGCCAAACGGTACGTCATTTCAATCAGAAAGTGCGGGAGAAAATTCCGCAGGCGCAACTGGATACGCTCTTTAAGGTGATAGGCCAGATCAACGCCATGATTGAGAGCAAATCCCTGTTCGACGACTTCACGCTTAAGCCGCTTCGCCCCGAAACAACCTCCGCCTAG
- a CDS encoding AMP-dependent synthetase/ligase gives MEVRRAFDVLPNQLAKYPKSDCLTAKVNGEWQKMSTQQVSEAANQVSLGLRQLGIGKDDKVAIISMNRPEWMLADFGISQLGAVSVPMYPSITVEDYKYIFTDAGVKAVFVSDKNLYAKVKEATAALPEVQHIFTFDKIEGARHFDELLAMGKKGNAADLDPIKAGVQPDDLLTIIYTSGTTGNPKGVMLSHDNLLSNCRHSQPSVPVNKDDIALSFLPLCHIFERMVTYLYMINGVSIYYAESMEVIADNLREVKPQIFTTVPRLLEKVYDKIVAKGHDLEGVKKNLFFWALDLGLKFDTQKNQGFFYNTQLALANKLIFNKWREALGGNLKCIVSGGGALQPRLARVFWAAGIPVMEGYGLTETSPVIAVSGFEPENNYIGAVGPVIENTEVKIAPDGEILTKSASVMKGYYNKPELTKEVIDEDGWFHTGDIGEFVNGRFLKITDRKKEMFKTSGGKYIAPQVIENKLKESPLIEQAMVVGADQKFPSALVVPSFDELKNWCKRHQVPFTSNEEIVKDPKIVEMYEALVKDYNKGFAQWEQVKKICIMDHLWTVETGEMTPTMKVKRKAITENNRDLIESLYHQNALR, from the coding sequence ATGGAAGTTCGGCGCGCGTTTGATGTTCTGCCTAACCAGCTTGCAAAGTATCCGAAGTCGGATTGTCTGACCGCCAAAGTCAATGGCGAATGGCAAAAGATGAGCACTCAGCAGGTAAGTGAGGCTGCCAATCAGGTAAGCTTAGGGTTGCGGCAGTTGGGAATTGGAAAGGACGATAAGGTGGCCATCATCTCCATGAATCGTCCGGAGTGGATGTTGGCCGACTTTGGTATTTCCCAACTTGGTGCCGTGAGCGTGCCTATGTACCCCAGCATTACGGTTGAAGACTATAAATACATCTTCACCGATGCCGGTGTAAAGGCCGTGTTTGTTTCAGATAAAAACCTGTACGCCAAGGTAAAAGAGGCTACTGCCGCTTTGCCCGAAGTACAGCACATTTTCACGTTTGATAAAATTGAAGGCGCTCGGCACTTCGACGAACTGCTGGCCATGGGTAAGAAAGGCAACGCCGCCGATTTAGACCCGATAAAAGCTGGCGTGCAGCCCGACGACCTGCTCACCATCATCTATACCTCCGGCACTACCGGTAACCCGAAAGGGGTGATGCTCAGCCATGACAACTTGCTCAGCAACTGTCGCCATTCGCAGCCTTCGGTACCCGTCAATAAAGACGATATAGCCCTTAGCTTCCTGCCGCTCTGCCACATTTTTGAGCGCATGGTGACGTATCTGTACATGATTAACGGCGTGAGCATTTACTACGCCGAGAGCATGGAAGTAATTGCCGACAACCTGCGTGAGGTCAAGCCGCAGATCTTCACCACCGTGCCGCGCCTGCTGGAGAAGGTGTATGATAAGATTGTCGCCAAGGGCCACGATTTGGAAGGTGTGAAGAAAAACCTCTTCTTCTGGGCCCTGGATCTGGGGTTAAAGTTTGATACCCAGAAAAACCAGGGCTTCTTTTACAACACCCAACTAGCACTGGCCAATAAGTTGATCTTCAACAAGTGGCGGGAAGCGTTGGGTGGCAATTTGAAGTGTATTGTGTCGGGTGGCGGCGCGCTACAACCGCGGCTGGCCCGCGTGTTCTGGGCGGCGGGCATTCCGGTGATGGAAGGCTATGGCCTCACCGAAACTTCCCCCGTAATTGCCGTTAGCGGCTTCGAGCCGGAGAATAACTACATCGGCGCCGTGGGCCCCGTGATTGAAAATACGGAGGTCAAAATCGCCCCGGACGGTGAGATTCTGACCAAATCTGCTTCCGTCATGAAAGGCTACTACAATAAGCCTGAACTAACCAAAGAAGTAATCGACGAGGATGGCTGGTTCCATACCGGCGATATTGGGGAGTTCGTGAACGGCCGTTTCCTCAAAATCACGGATCGTAAAAAGGAGATGTTTAAGACCTCGGGGGGCAAATACATTGCTCCACAGGTTATTGAGAACAAGCTCAAGGAGTCGCCGCTGATTGAGCAGGCGATGGTGGTAGGCGCTGATCAGAAATTTCCGTCGGCGCTGGTGGTACCATCCTTTGATGAACTCAAGAACTGGTGCAAGCGCCACCAGGTGCCCTTTACCTCCAATGAAGAGATTGTGAAGGATCCCAAGATTGTGGAGATGTATGAAGCACTGGTAAAAGACTACAACAAAGGCTTCGCGCAGTGGGAGCAGGTTAAAAAAATCTGCATCATGGATCATCTCTGGACCGTGGAAACTGGCGAGATGACTCCTACGATGAAAGTCAAGCGGAAGGCAATCACCGAAAACAACCGCGACTTAATCGAGAGCTTGTATCACCAAAACGCTCTCCGCTAG
- a CDS encoding formimidoylglutamase, whose amino-acid sequence MNLAIFFDPLPEELVPPFIAPTTLGAHLTCFLDTFPDWRDADMAIIGLNEWRGSAAGSPDLHGANIVRHRFYQLQKGTAPLRLVDLGNLRPGLTLEDTYRRLCEIVSMLLEQKTVPILLGGSHDLDYGQFLAYETLDRAVSFATIDARVDMAEHDSAAAEDLHLRRMLMHEPSFLFNFAQLAHQQYLATPEVLAALEKLHFETLRLGAVRTDVRQAEPLLRQADFVSFDVAALRWQDAPAYSPANPFGLTSEEAAQLAWYAGHNDQLSSFGLYGYRPDHDQHGLGAATLATMLWYFVEGFYHRRGETDFQSTRFKRYAVGLPGTPAKLVFYKAKRTEKWWLEVESLADSAIKRVVPCSYEDYVYAAQGDLPNRWILTQALLG is encoded by the coding sequence ATGAATCTGGCTATCTTCTTTGATCCGCTCCCTGAGGAGCTTGTGCCTCCATTTATTGCCCCTACCACACTTGGGGCGCACCTCACCTGCTTTCTGGATACATTTCCGGATTGGCGTGATGCTGATATGGCCATCATTGGCCTGAACGAGTGGCGTGGTAGTGCCGCCGGCTCGCCTGACTTACACGGGGCCAACATTGTGCGCCACCGCTTTTACCAATTGCAGAAAGGCACTGCGCCACTCCGACTCGTAGACTTGGGCAATCTTCGGCCCGGCTTAACTCTGGAAGACACCTATCGGCGCCTCTGCGAGATAGTCTCGATGCTCTTGGAACAAAAGACGGTGCCCATTCTGCTCGGAGGCAGCCACGATCTGGACTATGGGCAATTTCTGGCCTATGAAACCCTTGATCGGGCCGTCAGCTTTGCTACGATAGATGCCCGCGTAGACATGGCAGAGCACGATTCGGCGGCAGCCGAAGATTTACACCTGCGGCGCATGTTGATGCACGAGCCCAGCTTTTTGTTCAACTTCGCCCAACTGGCACACCAACAGTATTTGGCTACGCCGGAAGTATTGGCAGCCTTGGAAAAACTACACTTCGAAACATTGCGCCTAGGAGCCGTACGGACTGATGTCCGCCAAGCCGAGCCGCTATTGCGGCAGGCCGACTTTGTAAGTTTTGATGTAGCAGCACTGCGCTGGCAAGATGCGCCGGCTTATTCGCCGGCCAACCCCTTTGGCCTAACTAGTGAGGAAGCGGCCCAGTTAGCTTGGTATGCTGGCCACAACGACCAGCTCAGCAGCTTTGGCCTCTATGGCTACCGCCCCGACCACGACCAGCACGGGTTAGGCGCTGCTACTTTGGCCACTATGCTGTGGTACTTTGTGGAAGGCTTTTATCATCGGCGCGGCGAGACTGATTTCCAAAGTACCCGCTTTAAGCGTTACGCAGTAGGGCTTCCAGGCACGCCAGCCAAGCTGGTTTTTTACAAAGCTAAGCGCACCGAAAAATGGTGGCTGGAAGTGGAAAGCCTGGCAGATAGTGCTATTAAGCGGGTTGTTCCCTGTAGCTACGAAGACTACGTCTATGCCGCGCAGGGCGACTTGCCTAACCGTTGGATTCTAACTCAGGCTCTGTTAGGCTAA
- a CDS encoding cytochrome b5 domain-containing protein, with translation MDNPLSSAAKNEDQPVKLDTLPEYTVSQLALRNGQDRDEIWVSYQGLIYDVGRSRLWTRGNHYGHWAGQDLTAELHRDAPHTAHVFDKFQVIGRLKLPPSPVSANQTGR, from the coding sequence ATGGATAACCCTTTATCGTCGGCAGCAAAAAACGAGGATCAACCAGTAAAACTCGACACTTTACCTGAATACACGGTGTCGCAGCTGGCTTTGCGCAATGGGCAGGACCGGGATGAAATTTGGGTTAGCTACCAAGGGCTGATTTATGATGTCGGTCGGTCGCGGCTCTGGACGCGTGGCAACCACTATGGGCACTGGGCCGGCCAAGACCTTACTGCTGAGTTACACCGCGACGCACCTCATACGGCACATGTTTTCGATAAATTCCAGGTAATTGGCCGGCTAAAATTACCCCCCAGCCCCGTCTCTGCCAACCAGACCGGCCGGTAA
- the murQ gene encoding N-acetylmuramic acid 6-phosphate etherase → MNSTESSSLFNDLETLSTHDLLAGMNSVDQTVPLTVAKSLPQIEALVEATVACMQRGGRLFYIGAGTSGRLGILDASECPPTFGVPQGMVIGIIAGGDTAIRQAVENAEDDAEQAWKDLQQHSINQNDMLVGIAASGRTPYVIGGLEQARRQGIATGCIVCNAGSLVAAAAEFPVEVVTGPEFVTGSTRLKAGTAQKLVLNMLTTATMIRLGRVKGNKMVDMQLSNYKLVDRGERMLMDELGIEQAEAATLLKQHGSVRAAMAAHASQ, encoded by the coding sequence ATGAACTCCACCGAAAGCTCTTCCCTTTTTAACGACCTCGAAACTTTATCCACGCACGATTTGCTGGCAGGCATGAACAGCGTCGATCAGACGGTGCCGCTGACCGTAGCCAAGTCGTTGCCCCAAATTGAGGCCTTAGTAGAGGCTACAGTGGCCTGCATGCAGCGTGGGGGGCGTTTATTCTACATAGGGGCGGGTACAAGCGGGCGGCTCGGAATTCTGGATGCGTCGGAATGTCCGCCCACGTTTGGTGTGCCGCAGGGGATGGTTATCGGCATCATTGCCGGCGGCGATACCGCCATTCGCCAAGCAGTAGAGAATGCGGAAGACGACGCTGAGCAAGCCTGGAAAGATTTGCAGCAGCATAGCATCAACCAGAACGATATGCTGGTGGGCATTGCTGCTTCGGGCCGCACACCGTATGTTATTGGAGGCTTGGAGCAGGCGCGGCGTCAGGGTATTGCCACGGGATGTATTGTTTGCAATGCGGGCTCCTTGGTAGCCGCCGCCGCTGAATTTCCGGTAGAAGTCGTGACGGGGCCCGAGTTTGTGACCGGCAGCACGCGACTTAAAGCGGGTACGGCGCAGAAGCTGGTCCTCAACATGCTCACTACGGCTACCATGATTCGGCTGGGCCGGGTGAAAGGCAACAAAATGGTGGATATGCAGCTCAGCAACTATAAACTGGTAGACCGCGGTGAACGGATGCTGATGGATGAGCTCGGCATTGAACAGGCTGAGGCTGCGACGCTTCTCAAACAGCATGGCTCTGTGCGCGCAGCGATGGCAGCTCATGCCAGTCAGTAA
- a CDS encoding YtxH domain-containing protein, whose translation MKKVLFLALAAASFTFASCDTKTENAQENAAENVEEAGEVKADAMEEAADSTRDAAENTSDAMEDAADATPSTTTPAATTTN comes from the coding sequence ATGAAAAAAGTATTGTTCCTCGCCCTCGCTGCTGCTTCGTTCACTTTCGCTTCTTGCGACACGAAGACTGAAAACGCTCAAGAGAATGCTGCTGAGAACGTAGAAGAGGCTGGCGAAGTAAAGGCTGACGCTATGGAAGAGGCTGCTGACTCGACCCGCGACGCTGCTGAGAACACGTCTGATGCTATGGAAGATGCTGCTGACGCAACTCCTTCTACTACTACTCCTGCTGCTACCACCACCAACTAA
- the der gene encoding ribosome biogenesis GTPase Der — protein sequence MKNTIAIVGRPNVGKSTLFNRLVGQRKAIMDNESGVTRDRHYGYGDWTGKYYTVIDTGGYVHGSDDVFEEEIRKQVKLAIDEADVVLFMVDVDAGLHGLDEEFANVLRRYQGKKPIYLVANKADTNARAHAAGEFYALGVGDGDIFTISSQNGSGTGDLLDAVVNHFDDPWEEEPDSGLPKIAVLGRPNVGKSSLFNLLLGEERTIVTDIAGTTRDAIQTRYNAFGNDFILVDTAGLRRKNKVHEDIEFYSVLRSIRAMEESDVCIVMLDATRGIEAQDVNIIGLADRNRKGIVIVVNKWDLIEDKQTNTVKEFEDQIREKIAPISYPPIIFTSVLTKQRVHKAIETAVQVYNNKTKKVPTSQLNEVMLREIEAHQPPSVKGKMVRIKYVTQLPTHNPVFAFFCNLPQYVKDSYSRYLENRLREHFDFTGVPIGIIFRKK from the coding sequence ATGAAGAATACCATCGCTATTGTGGGGCGGCCCAACGTGGGCAAATCCACACTTTTCAATCGCTTAGTTGGCCAGCGTAAGGCCATCATGGACAATGAGAGCGGCGTAACCCGCGACCGGCACTACGGCTACGGCGACTGGACCGGCAAGTACTACACTGTTATCGACACGGGTGGTTACGTGCACGGCTCCGACGACGTATTCGAAGAAGAAATCCGCAAGCAGGTAAAGCTCGCCATTGATGAGGCCGATGTGGTCCTGTTTATGGTCGACGTTGACGCTGGCTTGCACGGCTTAGACGAAGAGTTTGCCAACGTTCTGCGCCGTTATCAGGGCAAAAAGCCGATTTACCTAGTCGCTAATAAGGCGGATACAAACGCGCGGGCACACGCGGCCGGTGAGTTTTATGCCTTAGGCGTAGGCGACGGTGATATCTTCACTATTTCCAGCCAAAATGGCTCCGGCACCGGTGATTTGCTCGATGCCGTGGTTAATCATTTCGATGACCCCTGGGAAGAAGAGCCTGATTCCGGTTTGCCGAAAATTGCAGTTCTGGGACGCCCTAACGTGGGCAAATCCAGCTTGTTCAACCTGCTGCTCGGTGAAGAGCGCACTATCGTAACGGATATTGCCGGCACCACCCGCGACGCTATCCAGACGCGTTATAACGCCTTCGGCAATGACTTTATCCTAGTAGATACGGCCGGTTTGCGCCGTAAAAACAAGGTGCACGAAGACATCGAGTTTTACTCCGTACTGCGCTCTATTCGGGCCATGGAAGAGTCGGACGTGTGCATCGTGATGCTCGATGCCACTCGTGGCATTGAGGCGCAGGATGTGAACATCATCGGCTTGGCTGACCGCAACCGTAAGGGTATTGTGATTGTGGTCAACAAGTGGGACTTGATTGAGGATAAGCAGACGAATACAGTAAAAGAGTTTGAGGATCAGATTCGGGAGAAAATTGCTCCTATCAGCTATCCGCCAATCATTTTTACGTCGGTGCTGACTAAGCAACGCGTGCACAAAGCCATTGAAACGGCCGTGCAGGTGTATAACAACAAGACCAAGAAGGTGCCTACTTCCCAGCTGAACGAGGTTATGCTGCGAGAGATTGAAGCGCATCAGCCACCGTCGGTGAAGGGTAAGATGGTGCGCATCAAGTACGTGACCCAATTACCAACGCACAACCCGGTTTTCGCTTTCTTCTGCAACCTGCCGCAGTACGTAAAGGACAGCTACAGCCGTTACCTCGAAAATCGTCTGCGCGAGCATTTCGACTTTACAGGTGTACCAATCGGTATTATTTTCCGCAAGAAGTAA
- the era gene encoding GTPase Era: MNSEPKPHRAGFVSIIGKPNVGKSTLMNVLVGERLSIITSKAQTTRHRIMGILNGDDFQLVYSDTPGIIQPKYELHNAMMSFVYSSLEDADVILFVTDIYEKHDEEPVVERLRRAETPVIVLVNKIDQAEQAEVEAKLAYWREQLPNAAEVLAISALNALGTERVLELVLERLPEHPPYYPKDELTDKPERFFAAEMIREKIFKLYKKEVPYSCEVGVEEFKEDEKIIRIRATIYVERASQKGIIIGHKGEALKKVGTWAREEMEKFFGKQVFLETHVKVNENWRTDPKALSRFGYQ; this comes from the coding sequence GTGAATTCCGAACCTAAACCGCACCGCGCCGGCTTTGTAAGCATTATTGGCAAGCCCAACGTGGGCAAGTCGACGCTTATGAATGTGCTCGTGGGCGAGCGGCTAAGCATTATTACCAGCAAAGCCCAGACGACGCGCCACCGCATTATGGGCATTCTGAACGGCGATGATTTCCAGCTCGTCTACTCGGATACGCCCGGCATTATTCAGCCCAAATATGAGCTGCACAATGCCATGATGAGCTTCGTGTATTCTTCCCTGGAAGATGCCGACGTGATTCTGTTTGTGACCGATATCTACGAAAAGCACGACGAAGAGCCTGTAGTAGAGCGCCTGCGCCGGGCCGAAACGCCAGTTATCGTTTTGGTTAATAAGATTGACCAAGCCGAGCAGGCGGAGGTAGAAGCCAAACTGGCCTACTGGCGTGAGCAACTCCCCAATGCTGCCGAAGTGCTAGCTATATCGGCATTGAATGCTTTAGGCACCGAGCGTGTTCTGGAGCTAGTATTGGAGCGCTTGCCTGAGCATCCGCCATATTATCCCAAAGACGAGCTAACCGATAAGCCAGAGCGGTTTTTTGCCGCCGAGATGATTCGGGAAAAGATCTTTAAGCTCTACAAAAAAGAAGTCCCTTACAGCTGCGAAGTCGGCGTGGAGGAGTTTAAAGAAGACGAGAAAATTATTCGTATCCGGGCAACTATTTATGTGGAGCGGGCTAGTCAAAAAGGGATTATCATCGGCCACAAAGGCGAGGCGCTGAAAAAAGTAGGCACTTGGGCACGGGAAGAAATGGAGAAGTTCTTCGGCAAACAGGTGTTCTTAGAAACGCACGTAAAAGTCAACGAGAACTGGCGCACCGACCCAAAAGCGTTGAGCCGTTTTGGCTATCAATAA
- the hemH gene encoding ferrochelatase has protein sequence MPENAPQRRIGVLLVNLGTPDSPQTSDVRRYLNEFLTDGRVVDMPAAVRYPLFQGLVVPLRAPKSAKIYQQLWTDRGSPLLFHGLDLQKLVQEQLGSQYVVAFGMRYQNPSIEKALEELREAAVDRIIVLPLFPQYASASTGSVQQKVMDIVRKWWIVPSISFISSFADDQGFIDTIVALGKAEMEKRDYDHVVFSYHGIPERHVLKGSFNGYCQLGKCCNTYNKNNRYCYRAQCFATSRLVAKGLGLSPDQYTVAFQSRLQSRLRDPWLQPYTDEILKPLPAKGFKNVLAFSPAFVADCLETTIEVGEEFKELFEEAGGEHWQLVPSLNTHPLWVNAVTEMIRQN, from the coding sequence ATGCCTGAAAATGCCCCCCAGCGCCGTATCGGCGTTCTACTCGTCAATCTTGGTACGCCCGACTCGCCCCAAACCAGCGACGTACGCCGTTACCTCAACGAATTTCTTACCGATGGCCGCGTAGTAGATATGCCGGCCGCTGTGCGCTATCCCTTATTTCAAGGATTGGTGGTGCCGTTGCGCGCCCCTAAATCGGCCAAGATATACCAGCAGCTCTGGACCGATCGGGGCTCCCCCCTCCTCTTCCACGGGCTCGATTTGCAGAAACTGGTGCAAGAGCAGCTAGGCTCCCAGTATGTGGTGGCCTTCGGGATGCGCTATCAGAATCCGAGTATCGAAAAAGCCCTAGAAGAATTGCGTGAGGCCGCCGTCGACCGCATTATTGTGCTACCGCTGTTTCCGCAGTACGCTTCGGCTAGTACGGGCTCCGTGCAGCAGAAGGTGATGGACATCGTGCGCAAGTGGTGGATAGTGCCCAGCATCAGCTTCATCAGCTCCTTTGCCGATGACCAAGGTTTTATCGACACCATTGTGGCTTTAGGAAAAGCCGAGATGGAGAAGCGCGACTACGACCACGTAGTGTTCAGCTACCACGGCATTCCGGAGCGGCACGTGCTCAAAGGCAGCTTCAACGGGTATTGCCAGCTAGGCAAATGCTGCAATACGTACAACAAGAACAACCGCTACTGCTACCGCGCTCAGTGTTTTGCCACGTCGCGCTTGGTGGCAAAAGGCTTGGGGTTAAGTCCAGATCAATATACGGTGGCCTTCCAAAGCCGCTTGCAAAGCCGCCTCCGTGACCCGTGGCTGCAGCCGTATACGGATGAGATTTTAAAGCCGCTGCCCGCAAAAGGCTTCAAGAACGTATTGGCTTTCAGTCCCGCTTTCGTTGCCGACTGCCTCGAAACGACCATCGAAGTCGGGGAAGAATTTAAGGAGCTATTTGAGGAAGCCGGCGGCGAGCATTGGCAGTTAGTACCGTCTCTGAATACGCATCCGCTTTGGGTAAATGCCGTGACGGAGATGATTCGTCAGAATTAG